The Sulfurihydrogenibium azorense Az-Fu1 genome contains the following window.
TTGTGCTTTTAAATCTATCTTTACAGATAAATCACCTTCTGAGAGTCTTTTAGAAGCATCTACGAGAGCTTCTAGAGGTTTTGTGATGTTGGTTATTATAAATCTACTGAGCCAAAAGGCAGCAAATATAACTGATATGGTAATTGTGAGTAGTATGAGGATATAACCTATACGGATAGGTGTTTTGTAAAACTTTAACTGGTTGTAAATCTCAAGTATTAGAGCTGTATCTTCCTTTGAAAGGATTATATCTTTGGGTAGTTCGTAAACTAAAAGTATTTTTCTATTACTGTCTAAAATGTTTTGATAAACAATCTTGTTTTCATAAGTGATAAAGCCTTCTTTCCCAAGGGCATTTAAAATTTCTCTATCGTAGGGTTTTCCATAAAACTCTAAAAGTCTTCCTTCACTATCGTTTATAGCAACTGTTCTAAGTCCTAAAAAATCTACTGCATCTTTGGGTTTTAATACACCTTCTTTGATTGATGTATAGATTTTATACACCCATTCTTGGTTTGAGGTAATGTTTTGGGTTACTATCGTGTCTAACTTACTAAGGGCATTTCCTACTTTTCCAGAAAACCAAAGGTTTGTGGCACTTGATATAATAGAAACAGACACTGTAAAAAGTATCATTGAAGGGATTATAATCATTAAAACTAATATAACTGTAAGTTTTAACCTTAGTTTTCCTTTGATACCTTCTTGGAAAAAGATTTTTATAATGTATCTAAGTAAAGATGCAAATATGATTATAAAGAAGATTACATCAATGTTTAAAATGAATAAGAAAATGTAAGGGTTAAGTACATCTTTAACCTTTTCAAGTTTGTTAAAGATATAGTAATTTCCACCTAAAAATAGAATAAAAGAAACAAGGAATATGATAAGATTTCTCTTTGTTTTATCCTTTTCTAAGTTCATTACTATTCAAGGTTTCTTGGTGGATGGCCTTGATACTCTATCTCTTCTTCATCTAACCTTCTGAAAGGTGGTTCTTGAGTTAGTTCTTCAAATGCATGGGCAACAAGTCCTGGGATTCTACCTATAATAAAAAACCCTTTTCCAAGTCTGTAATCAAATCCCATATCAGAGGTTATGGCTGCAATTGCACCATCTACGTTTAACACAAGTTTTTTACCTTTTATTTTGTATATCTCTTCTTCTAAAGCCAAAGCAAGTCTACAGTGTTTTCCAAAAAGACCTAACTCTTTTGCTAAGTTCATAAGTTTTTTTGTTCTAGGGTCAAAGTCTTTATAGTATTTATGTCCAAATCCTGATATCTTCCACTTCTCTTTTACCACTTTCTCTGCAAGTCTTGTAGCTACAGCTTCTACATCTTCCTCATCTTTTCCATACTCTTGCAGGAATCTCATAGCATCTTCTAAAGCTCCACCGTGATAATCTCCAAATGTAAGTACTCCTGCAGCTACCCCTACGTGGAGGCTGTTTCCTCCTGATATAACGTTTCTCAGAGCAACTACTGATGGTGGAGCTACCCCGTGGTCTATTACAGACACAAATATTGCATCAAACATCTTCTTTTCTTTTTCTGTTGGGAGTTCCCCTTTTAAAAGTAGATAGATGCCTTCAGAAAAGGAAAGTTT
Protein-coding sequences here:
- a CDS encoding citryl-CoA lyase; this encodes MAQKWRTKISFNTKEETYIRGYPLTQMIGKLSFSEGIYLLLKGELPTEKEKKMFDAIFVSVIDHGVAPPSVVALRNVISGGNSLHVGVAAGVLTFGDYHGGALEDAMRFLQEYGKDEEDVEAVATRLAEKVVKEKWKISGFGHKYYKDFDPRTKKLMNLAKELGLFGKHCRLALALEEEIYKIKGKKLVLNVDGAIAAITSDMGFDYRLGKGFFIIGRIPGLVAHAFEELTQEPPFRRLDEEEIEYQGHPPRNLE